The proteins below are encoded in one region of Populus alba chromosome 2, ASM523922v2, whole genome shotgun sequence:
- the LOC118044170 gene encoding uncharacterized protein, translated as MSVEILDGATIVNFLEDEEAFNAQICDRFAHLDSDHDGRLSYGEMLKELQCLRLLETHFGVDVETDPDELALVYGSLFVQFDHDLNGTVDLEEFKSETKQMMLAMASGMGFLPVQMVLEEDSFLKKAVEWESAKLVA; from the coding sequence ATGAGCGTGGAGATTTTGGATGGTGCCACCATTGTCAACTTTCTGGAGGACGAGGAAGCATTCAACGCGCAAATATGTGACCGCTTCGCCCACCTTGATTCAGACCATGACGGCCGGCTTTCCTACGGGGAAATGTTGAAGGAGCTGCAGTGTTTGAGGTTATTGGAAACCCACTTCGGCGTCGATGTGGAAACAGACCCGGACGAGCTTGCTCTCGTCTATGGTTCTCTTTTTGTCCAATTTGATCATGACTTGAATGGGACAGTGGACTTGGAGGAGTTCAAGTCAGAGACCAAGCAAATGATGCTAGCCATGGCCAGTGGTATGGGTTTCTTGCCTGTTCAGATGGTCCTGGAAGAAGACAGTTTCCTGAAGAAGGCTGTGGAGTGGGAATCTGCTAAACTGGTTGCCTGA
- the LOC118044191 gene encoding uncharacterized protein: MSVEILDGATIVNFLEDEEAFNAQICDRFAHLDSDHDGRLSYGEMLKELQCLRLLETHFGVDVETDPDELALVYGSLFVQFDHDLNGTVDLEEFKSETKQMMLAMASGMGFLPVQMVLEEDSFLKKAVEWESAKLVA; encoded by the coding sequence ATGAGTGTGGAGATTTTGGATGGCGCCACCATTGTCAACTTTCTGGAGGACGAGGAAGCATTCAACGCGCAAATATGTGACCGCTTCGCCCACCTTGATTCAGACCATGACGGCCGGCTTTCCTACGGGGAAATGTTGAAGGAGCTGCAGTGTTTGAGGTTATTGGAAACCCACTTCGGCGTGGATGTGGAAACAGACCCGGACGAGCTTGCTCTCGTCTATGGTTCTCTTTTTGTCCAATTCGATCATGACTTGAATGGGACAGTGGACTTGGAGGAGTTCAAGTCAGAGACCAAGCAAATGATGCTAGCCATGGCCAGTGGTATGGGTTTCTTGCCTGTTCAGATGGTCCTGGAAGAAGACAGTTTCCTGAAGAAGGCTGTGGAGTGGGAATCTGCTAAACTGGTTGCCTGA